In one Sphingobacterium daejeonense genomic region, the following are encoded:
- the merTP gene encoding mercuric transport protein MerTP, with translation MKTNNKLIGAGLLTAIAASLCCVTPVLALIAGTSGLASTFSWLESFRPYFIGLTILVLGFAWYQKLKPKKQIDCNCETAEKPKFIQSKTFLGIVTSFAIVMLAFPYYSSVFYPKTEKQIIIVDKSNIEKVEFTISGMTCASCEEHINHEVNKLIGIVNLKASYENGNTIVEFDNSKTNISEIEKAINSTGYSVTAKN, from the coding sequence ATGAAAACAAACAACAAACTTATCGGCGCAGGACTTTTGACTGCAATTGCAGCTTCACTTTGTTGCGTTACACCAGTTTTGGCTCTCATTGCAGGAACAAGCGGACTTGCATCCACTTTTTCTTGGCTTGAATCTTTCAGACCGTATTTTATCGGTTTGACAATTTTGGTTCTTGGTTTTGCTTGGTATCAAAAGTTAAAGCCTAAAAAGCAAATTGATTGCAATTGTGAAACAGCAGAAAAACCAAAATTCATTCAGTCGAAAACGTTTTTAGGAATTGTAACATCATTTGCAATAGTAATGCTTGCTTTTCCATATTATTCAAGTGTTTTCTACCCAAAGACAGAAAAGCAAATCATAATAGTGGACAAATCCAATATTGAAAAAGTAGAATTTACGATTAGCGGAATGACTTGTGCAAGTTGTGAAGAACACATAAATCACGAAGTGAATAAATTGATAGGGATTGTCAATCTAAAAGCTTCTTATGAAAATGGAAATACAATCGTAGAGTTTGACAACTCGAAAACAAATATTTCTGAAATTGAAAAAGCAATAAACTCAACAGGGTATTCTGTAACCGCGAAAAATTAA
- a CDS encoding GDCCVxC domain-containing (seleno)protein, whose product MEIKLQSIITCPNCGHKKEETMPTDACQYFYECEKCKHVLKPKQGDCCVYCSYGNVPCPPIQQNKKCC is encoded by the coding sequence ATGGAAATCAAATTGCAATCAATAATCACTTGCCCCAACTGCGGACACAAGAAAGAAGAAACAATGCCGACAGATGCTTGCCAATATTTTTACGAATGTGAAAAGTGCAAACATGTTCTTAAACCAAAGCAAGGCGACTGTTGTGTTTATTGTAGTTATGGAAATGTTCCTTGTCCACCTATTCAGCAAAACAAAAAATGTTGCTAA
- a CDS encoding CusA/CzcA family heavy metal efflux RND transporter: MTLLLIIWGVWSATKIPIDAQPDITNNQVQIITLSPTLAGQEVEQLVTFPVEQSIVNLPKVEEIRSVSRFGLSVVTVVFQDNVDIYFARQLVSQQLKEAQDQIPDGVGTPELAPVSTGLGEVYQYILHPKQGSEDKYSAMDLRTMQDWIVARQLYGTPGIAEVNSFGGLLKQYEVSVDPNRIKAMDVSISDIFTALENNNQNTGGAYIDKKPNAYFIRGIGLVTSLEDVGNIVVKNTESVPVFIKDVAKVQFGHATRYGAMTYNGEVDAVGGIVMMLKGENTATVVKNIKEKIPVIQQSLPDDVVIEPYLDRMNLVDRAISTVEKNLIEGALIVIFVLIIFLGNFRAGLIVASAIPLSMLFALGMMRLFGVSANLMSLGAIDFGLIVDGSLIVVEATMHHLGLRKSTQKLTQAEMDEEVYESARKIRTSAAFGEIIILIVYIPILTLVGIEGKMFTPMAQTVSFAILGALILSFTYIPMMSALCLSKKPITKRNFSDKMMDYLQGVYKPLLEKAIRIKYVIIAVAVGLFTISIFLFSRMGGEFLPTLGEGDFAFHCILPQGTSLSQSLETSMQASKIIKEFDEVKMVVGKTGAAEVPTDPMPPEATDLMIILKPQDEWKTKKSYDELSNEMMEKLEVIPGVFFEANQPIQMRFNELMTGIRQDVAVKIFGENLDSLLIYANKANAIIQKVEGATAPQVERIAGLPQINIEYDRTRIANYGLNVQEINDIVSTAFAGKSAGVVYENERRFDLVVRLDEEHRSSIEDVSNLFIPLPNGEQVPLSQVANIDYKLGPAQISREGGKRRIYVGFNVQGRDVASVVEEIQDKLAEQVKLPTGYYFTYGGQFENLQKATDRLLIAVPIALLLIFILLYFTFHSFKEAVLVYTAIPMSAIGGVFALLLRDMPFSISAGVGFIALFGVAVLNGIVLISTFNRLEKEGWNEIIPRIIEGAKTRLRPVLMTASVASLGFLPMALSTSAGAEVQKPLATVVIGGLMSATALTLFVLPLLYLVFMRNHKPTKNNKMKAITPILLLFTFLGFSQTSNAQNPVNVDRAIEIAMENNPQLRSKKLEIQSTQSLSKTAYELPKTDLNFQYGNTDGFEYNDGFQISQTIPFPTLFGVKKNLVKEQVKGQEWSKALTENELRKQVRTYYYQLAYLEHNASVLKYLDSIYADFIRVAELRYKTGDIGRIEVSTAVTKKGEINILLQQNEVFRQNAYQNLKNLMQTKEDFAIEPKSDYEPLLLTSFIDSSAIENHPSIQLLYQEAKIAEQNKKLERANSLPDFTFGYNNISLIGMHSRNGVEQFYGRGQRFSFVDVGITIPLFTTTRAKIRSLDYQKQSLELNAQWQQQQLKTELANALKQYEQNVSQFTYFKEQALPNADEIINAAKLGYSTGDISYVEYLFALQTTTDIQLNYLKSIQQINEAVTLIHSLISK; encoded by the coding sequence ATGACCTTATTACTCATCATTTGGGGGGTATGGAGTGCCACGAAAATCCCCATTGATGCCCAACCTGACATTACAAACAATCAGGTTCAGATTATTACCCTGTCACCAACATTAGCAGGACAGGAGGTGGAGCAACTGGTTACATTTCCTGTAGAGCAAAGTATCGTCAATCTTCCCAAAGTAGAAGAAATAAGAAGTGTTTCGAGGTTTGGACTATCTGTTGTAACCGTAGTGTTTCAAGACAATGTCGATATTTATTTTGCAAGACAGTTGGTAAGCCAACAGCTGAAAGAAGCACAAGACCAGATACCTGATGGAGTTGGAACGCCTGAACTTGCTCCTGTCAGTACAGGTCTTGGCGAAGTGTACCAATACATTCTCCATCCCAAACAAGGAAGCGAAGATAAATATTCTGCAATGGATTTACGGACAATGCAGGATTGGATTGTCGCCAGACAACTTTACGGTACTCCGGGAATTGCAGAAGTTAATAGTTTCGGCGGTCTGCTCAAACAATACGAGGTATCCGTTGACCCTAACCGCATCAAAGCGATGGACGTCAGTATCTCCGATATTTTTACTGCACTCGAAAACAACAACCAAAATACCGGAGGCGCTTATATTGATAAGAAACCCAATGCATACTTCATTCGGGGAATTGGTTTAGTCACTTCACTGGAAGATGTAGGTAATATTGTTGTTAAAAATACGGAAAGTGTTCCGGTATTCATCAAAGATGTAGCAAAAGTACAATTTGGTCACGCTACCCGATACGGAGCAATGACCTATAACGGCGAAGTAGATGCTGTGGGAGGTATTGTAATGATGCTCAAGGGAGAAAACACTGCTACGGTCGTAAAAAACATCAAAGAAAAAATACCGGTTATCCAACAATCTCTACCCGATGATGTGGTCATAGAACCTTATTTGGATAGAATGAACCTGGTAGATAGAGCGATAAGTACTGTCGAAAAAAACCTAATTGAAGGTGCATTAATCGTAATATTTGTATTGATTATCTTCTTAGGGAATTTCAGGGCAGGTTTAATCGTCGCATCAGCTATACCGTTATCAATGCTTTTTGCATTGGGAATGATGAGGTTATTTGGCGTAAGTGCCAACCTGATGAGTTTGGGAGCTATTGATTTCGGATTGATAGTGGACGGTTCGCTGATCGTTGTTGAAGCCACAATGCACCATTTGGGCTTACGGAAATCCACTCAAAAACTTACGCAGGCAGAAATGGACGAGGAGGTGTATGAATCTGCAAGAAAAATCCGTACGAGTGCAGCATTTGGAGAAATCATTATCCTCATTGTTTATATTCCTATCCTTACTTTGGTCGGCATAGAAGGAAAAATGTTTACGCCAATGGCGCAGACCGTAAGTTTCGCCATTTTGGGAGCTTTGATTTTGTCCTTTACCTATATCCCGATGATGAGTGCCTTGTGTCTGTCTAAAAAACCGATTACCAAAAGGAATTTTTCAGACAAAATGATGGACTATCTTCAAGGGGTTTATAAGCCTTTGTTAGAAAAAGCCATTCGGATAAAATATGTGATTATTGCGGTTGCCGTCGGACTTTTTACCATTAGTATATTCCTTTTTTCACGGATGGGCGGAGAGTTCCTGCCAACATTGGGCGAGGGCGATTTTGCTTTCCATTGTATTTTGCCGCAAGGAACATCCTTAAGCCAAAGTCTGGAAACCTCTATGCAGGCATCTAAGATAATCAAGGAGTTTGACGAAGTAAAAATGGTTGTAGGAAAAACGGGGGCTGCCGAAGTACCGACAGACCCGATGCCGCCCGAAGCGACCGACCTGATGATTATTCTTAAACCACAGGACGAATGGAAAACAAAGAAATCGTATGACGAACTTTCCAATGAAATGATGGAGAAACTCGAAGTTATTCCCGGTGTATTCTTTGAAGCCAACCAGCCGATACAGATGAGGTTTAATGAACTGATGACGGGTATCAGGCAAGATGTAGCTGTGAAAATATTCGGAGAGAACCTCGACAGTTTGTTGATTTATGCCAATAAAGCCAATGCCATTATTCAAAAGGTAGAGGGTGCAACCGCTCCGCAGGTAGAACGGATAGCAGGTCTTCCACAGATTAATATCGAATACGACCGTACCCGAATAGCCAACTATGGCTTGAATGTACAGGAGATAAACGATATTGTCAGTACTGCGTTTGCAGGTAAATCAGCAGGCGTGGTTTATGAAAATGAGCGTAGATTTGATTTGGTGGTACGGCTTGATGAAGAACACCGCAGTTCTATTGAGGATGTGAGCAATCTGTTTATTCCACTTCCAAACGGAGAGCAGGTTCCACTTTCGCAGGTTGCCAACATTGACTATAAATTAGGTCCTGCACAAATCAGCCGTGAAGGAGGAAAACGAAGGATATATGTCGGATTTAATGTACAAGGGCGGGATGTAGCAAGTGTTGTAGAAGAAATTCAGGATAAGTTGGCTGAACAGGTTAAGCTACCGACAGGATATTATTTTACCTATGGCGGTCAGTTTGAGAACCTCCAAAAAGCTACTGACAGATTACTGATTGCAGTACCTATCGCCCTGCTTTTGATTTTTATCTTATTGTACTTCACGTTTCATTCGTTCAAGGAAGCCGTTTTGGTCTATACAGCTATCCCGATGAGTGCCATTGGAGGTGTGTTTGCCCTATTGTTGAGGGATATGCCATTCAGCATATCAGCAGGTGTAGGGTTTATCGCTTTGTTTGGTGTTGCTGTTCTGAACGGGATTGTACTGATTTCCACATTCAACAGATTGGAAAAAGAGGGTTGGAACGAGATTATCCCGAGAATTATCGAGGGGGCTAAAACAAGACTAAGACCCGTATTAATGACAGCGTCGGTAGCAAGTTTAGGTTTCTTACCGATGGCATTGAGTACAAGTGCGGGTGCAGAAGTACAAAAACCGTTGGCAACGGTCGTTATCGGCGGATTGATGTCAGCAACGGCATTGACGTTATTCGTACTGCCTTTACTATACCTCGTATTTATGAGAAATCATAAGCCTACAAAAAATAATAAAATGAAAGCCATAACACCTATATTGTTACTGTTTACGTTCTTAGGCTTTTCTCAAACCAGTAATGCACAAAATCCTGTAAACGTAGATAGAGCTATCGAAATAGCTATGGAAAATAACCCTCAGCTCCGTTCCAAAAAATTGGAGATTCAATCTACCCAAAGTTTGAGTAAGACAGCATATGAGCTACCGAAAACCGATTTAAATTTCCAATATGGGAATACAGATGGATTTGAGTACAATGACGGTTTCCAAATTTCGCAGACTATACCCTTTCCAACACTTTTTGGGGTAAAGAAAAACCTTGTCAAAGAGCAAGTCAAAGGGCAGGAATGGTCAAAGGCTCTGACAGAAAATGAGCTAAGAAAGCAGGTAAGAACATATTATTATCAGTTAGCGTATCTGGAACATAATGCTTCGGTATTGAAGTATTTGGATAGTATTTATGCAGACTTTATCCGTGTGGCGGAGCTGCGTTATAAAACAGGAGATATAGGGCGGATAGAAGTCAGTACGGCTGTTACCAAAAAGGGGGAAATCAATATATTGCTCCAGCAAAATGAGGTCTTCAGGCAAAATGCCTATCAGAATCTTAAAAACCTGATGCAGACAAAGGAAGATTTTGCCATTGAACCCAAATCAGACTATGAACCATTACTTTTGACTTCTTTCATAGACAGTTCAGCTATTGAAAACCACCCAAGCATCCAGCTATTGTATCAGGAGGCTAAAATCGCTGAACAGAACAAGAAGTTGGAACGGGCAAACAGCCTGCCTGATTTTACGTTCGGTTATAATAATATATCGCTGATAGGAATGCACAGTAGAAACGGCGTGGAACAATTTTACGGCAGAGGACAGCGGTTCAGTTTTGTTGATGTAGGCATAACCATTCCACTCTTTACTACGACCAGAGCGAAAATCCGTTCCCTTGATTATCAAAAACAATCATTGGAACTGAATGCCCAATGGCAACAACAGCAGCTAAAAACGGAGTTGGCAAATGCCCTGAAACAATATGAACAGAATGTTTCACAGTTTACCTATTTCAAGGAGCAGGCACTTCCGAATGCTGATGAAATCATCAATGCGGCAAAGTTAGGGTACAGTACCGGAGATATTTCTTATGTGGAGTACCTCTTTGCCTTGCAGACAACAACCGATATTCAGCTTAATTATCTAAAGAGCATACAGCAAATCAATGAGGCTGTAACGCTTATTCATTCATTAATCAGCAAATAA
- a CDS encoding efflux RND transporter periplasmic adaptor subunit, translated as MKRIINNIVFSVFVLVAIFALNACTNKHTEDDGHNHGSEAAATTDEHEEENVAVLTDEQIKAVGIEIGMIEQKQLSATLKANGGLRVPNSNKANATSMFGGVIKSLNVEIGDFVKKGQVIATISNPEFIQLQEEYLSINSRIEFAEQEVARQRELNEGNAGAKKNLQSATSELNTLRTRKASLQQQIQMMGINPASLSNSSLKSSLVVTSPIGGTVSNVFAKIGSYVDVSSPIAEIIENTALHLDLQVYEKDIPLIKIGQKIDFVVTNNPNKTHSAEVYSIGSSFSGESKTIAVHSRITGDKTGLIDGMSITGNVSLDDVLSTAVPNEAVVNADGKYYIFLVKEQEEEPHDHKEDEAHDHGSENGTQFTRMEVVKGASQLGYTAITPVNEIPHGTHIVIKGAFFVNAKMNDTGEHGHAH; from the coding sequence ATGAAACGTATCATCAATAATATAGTTTTCAGCGTTTTTGTCCTCGTAGCAATCTTTGCTTTGAACGCCTGTACAAATAAACATACGGAGGACGACGGACATAATCACGGTAGCGAAGCAGCAGCAACAACGGACGAACACGAAGAAGAAAACGTTGCGGTACTGACCGATGAACAGATAAAAGCTGTAGGTATCGAAATCGGGATGATTGAACAGAAACAATTGTCCGCAACATTGAAAGCCAACGGTGGATTGAGAGTACCCAACAGCAACAAGGCAAATGCAACTTCAATGTTTGGCGGCGTTATCAAATCCCTCAATGTGGAGATAGGCGATTTCGTAAAAAAAGGTCAGGTCATCGCCACTATTTCCAATCCGGAATTCATACAATTACAGGAAGAATACCTAAGCATCAATAGCAGGATAGAATTTGCAGAGCAGGAAGTTGCAAGACAAAGAGAGCTGAACGAGGGAAATGCAGGTGCAAAGAAAAACCTGCAAAGTGCCACATCTGAATTGAACACGTTGAGAACACGAAAAGCATCGTTACAACAACAAATCCAAATGATGGGCATTAATCCGGCTTCCCTGTCAAATTCCAGCCTTAAATCCTCGTTGGTCGTTACAAGTCCGATAGGCGGTACGGTAAGTAACGTTTTTGCCAAAATCGGAAGCTATGTAGATGTGTCTTCGCCTATTGCCGAAATAATAGAGAACACAGCATTGCACTTGGACTTACAGGTTTATGAAAAAGATATTCCCCTAATCAAAATAGGTCAGAAAATAGATTTTGTCGTAACCAACAACCCCAATAAGACCCATTCTGCCGAAGTTTATAGTATAGGTTCATCTTTTAGCGGAGAGAGCAAAACCATTGCCGTTCACAGCAGAATTACCGGAGATAAAACAGGATTGATTGACGGAATGAGCATAACCGGAAATGTAAGTTTAGATGATGTATTAAGTACGGCTGTACCCAACGAAGCGGTTGTCAATGCAGACGGGAAATATTACATCTTTTTGGTCAAGGAGCAGGAAGAAGAACCGCACGACCATAAAGAAGATGAGGCTCACGACCACGGTTCGGAAAATGGAACTCAATTTACAAGAATGGAGGTCGTTAAAGGTGCTTCTCAATTGGGTTACACGGCGATAACGCCTGTAAATGAAATTCCACACGGTACACATATCGTGATAAAAGGTGCGTTTTTTGTGAATGCAAAAATGAATGATACCGGAGAACACGGTCACGCTCACTAA
- a CDS encoding Fur family transcriptional regulator gives MKKSIEQKLLSKNTNPTSMRILVYDFLEQQQTAMSLSEIESHFYKADRVTIYRTLKTFEEKGIVHSIQENTTVKYILCHDGCDEETHKDWHLHFYCKICKQTTCKEDFIIPQNGNQNYRIDEIKLFGKGICENCLKESLQ, from the coding sequence ATGAAAAAAAGCATTGAACAAAAGCTGTTGTCAAAGAACACCAATCCGACCAGTATGCGGATATTGGTATATGATTTCTTGGAGCAACAGCAGACAGCGATGTCCTTATCTGAAATCGAAAGTCATTTCTATAAAGCAGACAGGGTTACGATTTACAGGACTTTGAAAACTTTCGAGGAAAAAGGCATTGTACACAGTATTCAGGAGAACACTACCGTTAAGTATATTTTGTGTCACGATGGGTGTGATGAAGAAACACACAAAGATTGGCACTTACATTTCTATTGTAAAATCTGTAAACAGACAACCTGTAAGGAGGATTTTATAATACCGCAGAATGGAAACCAAAATTACCGTATTGACGAAATAAAACTATTTGGTAAAGGTATTTGCGAGAACTGTTTAAAGGAGAGTTTGCAATAG
- a CDS encoding transglutaminase-like domain-containing protein — MDNYLKETKILDYSNVSIQELLEQRGWKDLGNVSRVKAIYNFVRDEIKFGYNVSDDIPASEILQDGYGQCNTKATLLMTLLRATGIPNRIHGFTIDKALQKGAITGIWYKLSPQNILHSWVEVWVNEQWYFLEGVILDKPYLTKLQEQNSDCKTTFCGFGVYTDNFENPPIEWNLNNTFIQDKGINQDFGVFDTPDEFYSKHQQKLNALKRFVFQYIVRYIMNNNVEIIRNKSVTNLKN; from the coding sequence ATGGATAACTATCTTAAAGAAACAAAAATCCTTGACTACTCAAACGTTTCTATACAAGAGCTATTGGAACAAAGAGGGTGGAAAGATTTGGGCAATGTTTCAAGAGTTAAAGCCATTTACAATTTTGTCAGGGATGAAATAAAATTTGGCTACAATGTTTCGGACGATATACCTGCATCAGAAATATTGCAGGATGGCTATGGACAGTGCAATACCAAAGCGACTTTGCTAATGACGTTATTAAGAGCAACGGGAATACCTAACCGCATTCACGGTTTTACCATTGACAAAGCCTTGCAAAAAGGAGCTATTACGGGTATTTGGTACAAACTTTCGCCTCAAAACATCTTACATAGCTGGGTAGAAGTATGGGTAAATGAACAGTGGTATTTTTTAGAAGGTGTGATTTTGGATAAACCCTATCTCACCAAATTGCAGGAGCAGAACAGCGATTGCAAAACCACATTTTGTGGTTTCGGGGTTTATACCGATAATTTTGAGAACCCACCGATTGAATGGAACCTCAACAATACGTTTATTCAGGATAAGGGCATCAATCAGGACTTTGGCGTTTTTGATACACCCGATGAATTTTATTCTAAGCATCAGCAAAAGCTAAATGCGTTAAAGCGATTTGTTTTTCAGTATATCGTGAGGTATATAATGAATAATAACGTAGAAATAATAAGAAATAAAAGTGTAACGAACCTAAAAAATTAA
- a CDS encoding heavy metal translocating P-type ATPase, translating into MTNTDKNHKHTYDAQGKMTCCTLEEKIYTEAGAKELVNEKHQHDHGDDEGHDHSHSESSPIKMFLPSIISLVLLLAAIAFDHWLPQQWFTGWVRIIWYVVAYAPVGFPVLTDAVKSIRKGEIFSEFFLMGIATIGAFAIGEYPEGVAVMLFYAVGEVFQTMAVSRAKANIKSLLDQRPDEVTVLRNDQPLTVKAETVNIGEIIQLKPGEKLGLDGELLSETASFNTSALTGESKPDTKAKGETVLAGMINLNTVAQVQVTTAYMDSKLSKILELVQNATSQKAPTELFIRKFAKIYTPIVVLLAVAICVLPYFFVADYEFRDWLYRALVFLVISCPCALVISIPLGYFGGIGAASKNGILFKGSNFLDSLSNIQNVVMDKTGTMTEGVFKVQEVVFDKAFNQDEILQLVNVLESHSTHPVATAIHEYVGELDNTIRLENTEEIAGHGLKSTVNGKDLLVGNFKLMNKFGIQYDLDPNSIVYTTIAVAYDNKFVGYITIADSIKEDAEKTIRLLHKLNVKATMLSGDKSTVVKYVAEQLGIDNAFGDLLPEDKVNRVKEIKAKGESVAFVGDGVNDAPVVALSDVGIAMGGLGSDATIETADVVIQDDKPSKIPMAINIGKKTKKIVWQNITLAFVVKGIVLVLGAGGLATMWEAVFADVGVALLAILNAVRIQRMKF; encoded by the coding sequence ATGACAAATACAGACAAAAATCATAAGCATACGTATGATGCACAAGGCAAAATGACTTGTTGCACGCTGGAAGAAAAAATTTACACCGAAGCAGGTGCAAAAGAGCTGGTAAATGAAAAGCATCAACACGACCACGGCGATGATGAAGGACACGACCACAGTCATAGTGAGAGTAGTCCAATTAAAATGTTTTTGCCGAGTATAATATCATTGGTATTGTTGCTTGCTGCCATAGCATTTGATCATTGGCTTCCACAGCAATGGTTTACGGGTTGGGTAAGGATTATTTGGTATGTGGTTGCGTATGCTCCCGTTGGGTTTCCTGTATTGACAGATGCCGTGAAAAGCATCAGAAAAGGGGAAATCTTTTCAGAGTTCTTTTTAATGGGCATTGCCACCATCGGGGCATTTGCCATTGGCGAATATCCCGAGGGCGTTGCCGTGATGTTGTTTTATGCTGTTGGAGAAGTTTTTCAGACAATGGCGGTTTCCAGAGCCAAAGCAAATATCAAATCATTGCTCGACCAAAGACCTGATGAGGTAACGGTTTTAAGAAACGACCAACCCCTAACTGTAAAGGCGGAAACCGTGAATATCGGCGAAATAATACAATTGAAACCGGGAGAAAAATTAGGTTTGGACGGAGAATTATTGTCTGAAACGGCATCGTTCAACACCTCAGCACTCACAGGCGAAAGCAAACCCGACACCAAAGCCAAAGGCGAAACGGTTTTGGCAGGTATGATAAACCTTAATACCGTTGCACAAGTGCAGGTCACAACCGCATATATGGATAGTAAGTTGAGTAAAATTTTGGAATTGGTACAAAATGCTACTTCACAAAAAGCACCAACGGAATTATTTATCCGCAAGTTTGCGAAAATATATACCCCTATAGTGGTACTGTTAGCGGTCGCTATCTGTGTGCTGCCTTACTTTTTCGTAGCTGATTATGAGTTTAGGGATTGGTTGTACAGGGCTTTGGTATTCTTAGTTATTTCTTGTCCTTGTGCCTTAGTAATCAGTATTCCATTGGGTTATTTCGGTGGCATTGGAGCAGCGAGCAAAAACGGAATACTGTTCAAAGGAAGTAACTTTTTAGATAGCCTTTCCAATATCCAAAATGTGGTAATGGATAAAACGGGTACAATGACAGAGGGTGTTTTCAAGGTTCAAGAAGTGGTATTTGACAAAGCGTTCAATCAAGATGAAATTTTGCAATTGGTCAATGTATTGGAAAGCCACAGTACGCACCCCGTAGCGACAGCTATTCACGAATACGTGGGGGAACTGGATAATACAATCCGCTTAGAAAATACAGAGGAAATTGCTGGACACGGGCTGAAATCAACCGTAAATGGTAAAGACTTGTTGGTTGGAAATTTCAAGCTGATGAACAAGTTTGGAATACAATACGACTTAGATCCGAACAGCATCGTTTATACGACCATTGCCGTTGCTTACGATAACAAATTTGTCGGTTACATTACGATTGCCGACAGTATCAAAGAAGATGCAGAGAAAACCATCCGTTTATTGCATAAACTCAATGTGAAAGCAACTATGCTTAGCGGAGATAAAAGTACAGTGGTAAAGTATGTAGCGGAGCAGTTGGGGATAGATAATGCTTTTGGGGATTTATTGCCCGAAGATAAAGTAAACAGGGTTAAAGAAATTAAAGCCAAAGGCGAAAGCGTTGCTTTCGTCGGCGACGGCGTGAACGATGCTCCCGTTGTGGCGTTGAGCGACGTAGGTATCGCAATGGGCGGTTTGGGAAGCGATGCCACTATTGAAACGGCAGATGTGGTCATACAAGACGATAAGCCGAGCAAAATCCCAATGGCAATCAATATTGGAAAAAAGACAAAGAAAATCGTTTGGCAAAATATCACATTGGCATTTGTGGTAAAAGGAATTGTATTGGTGCTTGGTGCAGGTGGATTGGCTACAATGTGGGAAGCCGTTTTTGCTGATGTGGGCGTGGCGTTATTGGCTATTCTTAATGCGGTACGAATACAGCGGATGAAATTTTAA
- a CDS encoding DUF3347 domain-containing protein, with product MKSISKILMVITVLLSAANSFAQNQNEQHHNHGGTAQAKNIPSQNLSQLHAVFDKYFSIKDALVNADVNIASSNATELATVIKTVDMGELSPKEHTVWMKVMKELSLNTENISKSKDVVKQRRAFALLSKNVYELANASKQKTTMYYQNCPMYNDGKGATWLSKSTDIKNPYYGSKMLTCGSTIEKLN from the coding sequence ATGAAATCAATATCAAAAATATTGATGGTAATCACCGTATTACTATCCGCAGCAAACAGCTTTGCGCAAAACCAGAACGAGCAACATCACAACCATGGTGGAACAGCTCAAGCAAAGAATATTCCATCACAAAATTTATCACAATTACATGCCGTATTTGACAAGTATTTTTCCATAAAAGATGCTTTGGTAAACGCAGATGTAAATATAGCATCTTCAAATGCTACTGAATTAGCCACAGTTATTAAAACAGTGGATATGGGTGAACTTTCTCCCAAAGAGCATACCGTATGGATGAAGGTCATGAAGGAACTGTCTTTAAACACAGAAAACATCTCGAAATCGAAAGACGTCGTAAAGCAACGGAGGGCATTTGCCCTACTTTCTAAGAATGTCTATGAATTGGCAAACGCATCAAAGCAAAAAACAACTATGTACTACCAAAACTGCCCGATGTACAACGATGGCAAAGGTGCAACTTGGTTAAGTAAAAGTACGGATATCAAAAACCCGTATTACGGTTCAAAAATGCTGACCTGCGGTAGTACTATTGAAAAATTAAATTAG
- a CDS encoding DUF3347 domain-containing protein — MTMKHLFVGLLASSVLTLAACNGASEKKSESDVHTETTVSNESNAASDQGTFSELFSHYQHLTFALSSDNDKEAANAAKGMLEALPKINTEGFSAEQKSTFDDIAADIQEHSEHIGDNIGNIAHQREHLVILSKDFYDITKEFGTEKPMYKIFCSMYDDNKGAYWLSDSKEVKNPYYGEDMLTCGEVQEELK; from the coding sequence ATGACAATGAAACATTTATTTGTAGGCTTACTAGCCTCATCCGTATTGACCTTGGCAGCATGCAATGGCGCTTCTGAAAAAAAATCAGAAAGCGACGTCCATACTGAAACAACGGTATCCAACGAAAGCAACGCTGCAAGCGACCAGGGAACTTTTTCGGAACTTTTTTCCCATTACCAGCACCTGACTTTTGCTTTGTCTTCCGATAATGATAAAGAAGCCGCAAATGCAGCTAAAGGCATGCTGGAAGCACTCCCCAAGATTAATACCGAGGGCTTTAGTGCAGAACAGAAAAGCACCTTCGATGACATCGCTGCTGATATTCAGGAACATTCGGAGCACATAGGTGATAACATAGGCAATATCGCTCATCAAAGAGAACATTTAGTGATCTTGAGCAAGGATTTTTATGATATAACAAAAGAATTCGGCACCGAAAAGCCCATGTACAAGATTTTTTGCTCGATGTACGATGACAACAAAGGAGCATATTGGTTAAGCGATAGCAAAGAGGTCAAAAACCCTTACTATGGTGAAGATATGCTAACATGTGGTGAAGTTCAGGAAGAACTGAAGTAA